A segment of the Ipomoea triloba cultivar NCNSP0323 chromosome 1, ASM357664v1 genome:
NNNNNNNNNNNNNNNNNNNNNNNNNNNNNNNNNNNNNNNNNNNNNNNNNNNNNNNNNNNNNNNNNNNNNNNNNNNNNNNNNNNNNNNNNNNNNNNNNNNNNNNNNNNNNNNNNNNNNNNNNNNNNNNNNNNNNNNNNNNNNNNNNNNNNNNNNNNNNNNNNNNNNNNNNNNNNNNNNNNNNNNNNNNNNNNNNNNNNNNNNNNNNNNNNNNNNNNNNNNNNNNNNNNNNNNNNNNNNNNNNNNNNNNNNNNNNNNNNNNNNNNNNNNNNNNNNNNNNNNNNNNNNNNNNNNNNNNNNNNNNNNNNNNNNNNNNNNNNNNNNNNNNNNNNNNNNNNNNNNNNNNNNNNNNNNNNNNNNNNNNNNNNNNNNNNNNNNNNNNNNNNNNNNNNNNNNNNNNNNNNNNNNNNNNNNNNNNNNNNNNNNNNNNNNNNNNNNNNNNNNNNNNNNNNNNNNNNNNNNNNNNNNNNNNNNNNNNNNNNNNNNNNNNNNNNNNNNNNNNNNNNNNNNNNNNNNNNNNNNNNNNNNNNNNNNNNNNNNNNNNNNNNNNNNNNNNNNNNNNNNNNNNNNNNNNNNNNNNNNNNNNNNNNNNNNNNNNNNNNNNNNNNNNNNNNNNNNNNNNNNNNNNNNNNNNNNNNNNNNNNNNNNNNNNNNNNNNNNNNNNNNNNNNNNNNNNNNNNNNNNNNNNNNNNNNNNNNNNNNNNNNNNNNNNNNNNNNNNNNNNNNNNNNNNNNNNNNNNNNNNNNNNNNNNNNNNNNNNNNNNNNNNNNNNNNNNNNNNNNNNNNNNNNNNNNNNNNNNNNNNNNNNNNNNNNNNNNNNNNNNNNNNNNNNNNNNNNNNNNNNNNNNNNNNNNNNNNNNNNNNNNNNNNNNNNNNNNNNNNNNNNNNNNNNNNNNNNNNNNNNNNNNNNNNNNNNNNNNNNNNNNNNNNNNNNNNNNNNNNNNNNNNNNNNNNNNNNNNNNNNNNNNNNNNNNNNNNNNNNNNNNNNNNNNNNNNNNNNNNNNNNNNNNNNNNNNNNNNNNNNNNNNNNNNNNNNNNNNNNNNNNNNNNNNNNNNNNNNNNNNNNNNNNNNNNNNNNNNNNNNNNNNNNNNNNNNNNNNNNNNNNNNNNNNNNNNNNNNNNNNNNNNNNNNNNNNNNNNNNNNNNNNNNNNNNNNNNNNNNNNNNNNNNNNNNNNNNNNNNNNNNNNNNNNNNNNNNNNNNNNNNNNNNNNNNNNNNNNNNNNNNNNNNNNNNNNNNNNNNNNNNNNNNNNNNNNNNNNNNNNNNNNNNNNNNNNNNNNNNNNNNNNNNNNNNNNNNNNNNNNNNNNNNNNNNNNNNNNNNNNNNNNNNNNNNNNNNNNNNNNNNNNNNNNNNNNNNNNNNNNNNNNNNNNNNNNNNNNNNNNNNNNNNNNNNNNNNNNNNNNNNNNNNNNNNNNNNNNNNNNNNNNNNNNNNNNNNNNNNNNNNNNNNNNNNNNNNNNNNNNNNNNNNNNNNNNNNNNNNNNNNNNNNNNNNNNNNNNNNNNNNNNNNNNNNNNNNNNNNNNNNNNNNNNNNNNNNNNNNNNNNNNNNNNNNNNNNNNNNNNNNNNNNNNNNNNNNNNNNNNNNNNNNNNNNNNNNNNNNNNNNNNNNNNNNNNNNNNNNNNNNNNNNNNNNNNNNNNNNNNNNNNNNNNNNNNNNNNNNNNNNNNNNNNNNNNNNNNNNNNNNNNNNNNNNNNNNNNNNNNNNNNNNNNNNNNNNNNNNNNNNNNNNNNNNNNNNNNNNNNNNNNNNNNNNNNNNNNNNNNNNNNNNNNNNNNNNNNNNNNNNNNNNNNNNNNNNNNNNNNNNNNNNNNNNNNNNNNNNNNNNNNNNNNNNNNNNNNNNNNNNNNNNNNNNNNNNNNNNNNNNNNNNNNNNNNNNNNNNNNNNNNNNNNNNNNNNNNNNNNNNNNNNNNNNNNNNNNNNNNNNNNNNNNNNNNNNNNNNNNNNNNNNNNNNNNNNNNNNNNNNNNNNNNNNNNNNNNNNNNNNNNNNNNNNNNNNNNNNNNNNNNNNNNNNNNNNNNNNNNNNNNNNNNNNNNNNNNNNNNNNNNNNNNNNNNNNNNNNNNNNNNNNNNNNNNNNNNNNNNNNNNNNNNNNNNNNNNNNNNNNNNNNNNNNNNNNNNNNNNNNNNNNNNNNNNNNNNNNNNNNNNNNNNNNNNNNNNNNNNNNNNNNNNNNNNNNNNNNNNNNNNNNNNNNNNNNNNNNNNNNNNNNNNNNNNNNNNNNNNNNNNNNNNNNNNNNNNNNNNNNNNNNNNNNNNNNNNNNNNNNNNNNNNNNNNNNNNNNNNNNNNNNNNNNNNNNNNNNTCGAAAGTTCGGAAAAACGGATTGAAACAGCGCATGGTGTTGTGTGCTTGTTGCTGTCGATGATGATGGTGAGTAGGATGGTGAGTATCATCCTGTTGATTAGAGAAACACGGCATTTCATCGcgttccccacagacggcgccaatgatggtgtaaatgtaaacgggggtacggatttacaccacgtgtgtttgattgtgtatgatgtagtgtatggagtgtgtatggatgaatacagggagaaggggaaaggaagccatggcttccttcttggagaagaagagagaataacgagagagagagagaggccgaGAGGCAAGGGTCCCAATGATTCAGAATGCCATTAAcatgagggtcaggtcctttatatagaaataggacctgacccttcaggaatataatattacatttaacccttaacaatttctaagggacacctgACCTTTtagggtacaataatacacggactatacattatatttctacagtagtccttgggggtatttacccatcacaagtcccccacttcttgaatctgcgagagtcgtcaggttcgagaagtaaaatgtgctccaggcggccaacttgttacaagcaaagtctccccgatctgaatgccttaatagaCTGTGACGAACCCCTTaagtctgagttgagcatggggcgtgatttacactggttgcctcgttaaaaaccttagactaagaaaaaacccagtgggaaaaaacctagctaagggaaaaagagtgcaaccaaaagcgtaataattaaagactaCAAGGGGTTATGTCTAGTTGTTGATGTAGTTATGTTGCTCCTTGTGCTGCCATTGTCGAGATGCAAAAATATCGAACATCTATAGATGGAGAAGATAATGCCAACCATCGAGCGGTAGGAGAAAATAATATGATGCCGAGCAGATATAGACCTACCACATTAACGCCAAGACGCGGGATAAATTCATCACTAAAAAGGCGGCCTTGCTGAGAATCGGTATAAgctcatcgctgagaagcgggatagattCATCGTTGAAAAGCGGTGCTAAAAAGCGGAATACAATCATCGCTAaaaagtggtttttttttttttttttttttttttttttttttttttttttttttttaaggggtTGGGGACAAGGTCCCCACACTTTATGAACTACACACAGGGTAGCAGGCTAGCAGCCGTGctaccaaaaaatatattatataatatttttttggtacaATGATCTTATACTACAATTTACATCTTTTGCCTACTTTCAATGTAGACCTATTACAAAAAGCTTGTAGTCTCCAACTCTAAAAGTATTGTAGTTCTAATTCTGGGTAGCGTCTCCAACTTCAGATATAGTCTTTTCATCTTGAACAATTTTTGTTgaagtcttcgagtcttcaatAGTCTTCGTCTTGAATAATTTTTGTTGGAATATGACGGGgataaaaaaaactatttacaacaatatatattttttctcccACTACATTATACAATgtacactttttcttttttttttttttttttttttaaatataaaaatgcaatgtgggggacaaaagtcccccactttatgaaaatcacatggggtagcacggctaccccattcccatactttttttttttttttttttaatatataaatgcaatgtgggggacaaagtcccccactttaGGAAAATCACATGGGGTAGCACGGCTCCCCATAGgcccatactttttttttttttttttttttacattataataaataatacataataatattatatggattaagaagaagaagaaaccagcttcatcattttcttcttcgCTGTCTTCTTTGCCGGAGAGAAAGAGACGTCACCGGCGACCGCATCTCTTTCCGACGGTTTGTTGGATCGGGTGTTCCTTGAGCCAATGTATTTTCTGAGCTTGGAGGCGACATTCGCGGCGGGTGGTGGTGACCGGAGATGCTGACGGTTTAGATCTGGGACTGGCGATGAATGATGGTGTAGATGTCCTtcctttaacttttttttttttttttttaaacccatCAGACAACTCCATCTTTTCCCTTCCTTtaactttcttttgttttttttttcttttttgctgaCAACtcctttccattttctttttccctcaTTTTCGCCacttttccttccatttttttttgtctttttgtttttgtcttttttcactcacatttttccttttccttgtATTCAGCCGACAACCACTCTCCattcctttcttttttatttcccCCATTCCAAAGCTAGTACAAGACAAAAAAAAGGGTTATAATCCTAGTGGTTTGGAGTGAAGGCCAAAGAGGGGTGGTGATGGTGGCCGGAGATGATGGATCAAAATGCAGAACTGATTTGTGGCGGCGACCCTGGCTGTCCGAGGACGGCTTGGTATCGGAACCGATGATGGCGGTGCGGCAGTCGATGGTGGCAGTGCATATGAcgttgcttcttcttcttctttcttcgcGCATGTATTCTGCCTCATTTTGAGGGTTTTCGACGCGTCGACTGCtactttcgacgcgtcgaaagttcGGAAAAACGGATTGAACACAGCGCATGGTGTTGTGTGCTTGTTGCTGTCGATGATGATGGTGAGTAGGATGGTGAGTATCATCCTGTTGATTAGAGAAACACGGCATTTCATCGcgttccccacagacggcgccaatgatggtgtaaatgtaaacgggggtacggatttacaccacgtgtgtttgattgtgtatgatgtagtgtatggagtgtgtatggatgaatacagggagaaggggaaaggaagccatggcttccttcttggagaagaagagagaataacgagagagagagaggccgaGAGGCAAGGGTCCCAATGATTCAGAATGCCATTAAcatgagggtcaggtcctttatatagaaataggacctgacccttcaggaatataatattacatttaacccttaacaatttctaagggacacccgaccttttagggtacaataatacacggactatacattatatttctacagtagtccttgGGGGTATTTACCATCACCCGTATATATTTACATCTTAAAAAAGGTCGATTACATTTACGCAGGCTCTCTTCCACAGTTCCACAGCCTCGATGGCGGCTATCTCAACTCACTCTACTCCATTCCCACGCCTGAAACCACCCTGCGATGATCTGAGTTTTACCAGAAAGCTCGGCTTATGCACGGCAAGCCCTAATATCCATGTCGGGAAGCCCAAAAAACTCTCCGTTGTCTTTGCAAATGCCGCTGATGGGCAGCACAAAGCCCCGAGTGAAATCACTCTCTCCACCTCCGATCCAGCACCCCCAACCCCTCGACAAAAGTGCGTAGTTTCTTGACTCCTTTAATTTTCCCAATTATTGGTACAAGTGTTCCGAAAATGATCTGTACTTTTCTTCGCATTTTTAGCGAGTTGTAATTAGAAacgttttgttgttgttgttgttgttgttgttgttgttgttgttgttgttgttgtaatttATTAAACAACCGTGGAGTTTTATGCGGGGTTCATTGTATATTGCtgtaaataattgaaatgaacATGCAGCATTCTGTATTTGGTAAAGAAGTGGCTAGCCTTTAGTGAAATCTACAATGACAAATACAATGCTGAACAGTTGAATGGTTAATAAACAGTAAAGATTACTGTGAGCTGCATTTGAGTTAAAGTGCAAGGTTAATAGATGACATTATGCAATGTACTTTTCACAAAAATAGATTACACTGCATTTTTATAAGGAAGTCCTGCTAGTAGCAACTTAGAAGCTATTGAAGCTTTAGGTACTTTATAATGAGAAATAGAAAAATCGAAGCATGGCAGTGAAAGGTGATAAGAGTGTAAGTGATGCTATcacagattattattattttccaagTGCTGAGGGAACTAGGAACATACACGTGCAGGGTGTTGATGTTGTTTTCCTTCATCTTTAACTATATAAATGTGTTGCTTGTTTTAAGAAGGTCAATTgcacaaaaatgagaaaatagtttttttttttttggggttaatTATTGTACAACTTATTAAATGCATCCATAGTTTGTTATTTCAttttactaaatttttttttacattgcAATGGAAATTTACTCGCTTTTATGTGCTTCTGACCATGGTGATCTCTCTTTCTGATtgtattaattttcttaatgtTGTTATGCTCTCAAATGTGAATCCAGGGTGAGACGTCACACAATCTCTGTATTTGTTGGTGATGAAAGCGGAATGATAAATCGGATTGCAGGGGTCTTTGCACGGAGAGGGTATAACATTGAGTCCCTTGCTGTTGGTCTGAACAAGGACAAGGCTCTCTTTACTATAGTTGTGTCTGGGACTGAAGCAGTGTTACAGAATGTTATGGAACAGCTACAGAAGCTGGTCAATGTATTGAAGGTTATTATCATGCCAATTTTATACCCTGCTTGTTAGAACTCGCTTATCAGCATGCATGAATCATAAAAATTCTGCTTCATGAGATATTGTGGACATAGACCAAACTGATCTTGGATATCTGTTTGTTTTACTTAAGCTTGAGGATTAGGAAAGAGAGACACAGGCCTGCTACTAGATATGTTTTCCATTGCCAACACCTTGGAAAAGCCTCTGAAATTTAAAGATGGGTTCCTTCTTGCTTGCCTGGATCCACCCACTTCAATTTATTAAAGAGCTAAGCTAAGCTCTTCAAAACTAGTTGCTATATGTACAGAAACTAGTTTTAGGAAATTGGTTTATTCAAGCTTGAATTGATTTGATTTGCTTGGTTGGGATCCTTATCTTCCTAATTGATGACCAATGTTGATTCTTAGTTAATTAGGTTGAAGATATTCTCATAAAACTTTGTTAAGATGATTGCCCTTGCTGGGAATTGATTCATGTTAAAACAGGACTTCTTCACTTGTCAGTTGCAGTTATGCCTTGTTTAGTCTTGTCAAGATAAATGCTTCAGAATATTTAAGATaagtttaaattttcacttgaaattgTTCCCAGGTTGAAGATATATCAAAGGAGCCACAAGTTGAACGTGAACTGATGCTAATAAAAATTGATGCAGATCCAAAATTCCGTGCTGAGGTAGGAACACTATGTCCTAGAATGTCAAATaacttattttcaaaaagtAGATTTGAAATTTATTCTGTTCTTTACATATTCCATTTGGGTTGTTATCTTATTGGACCCTCTTTCAGCTAATTCACTTATCTGTCTTCAGTTTTAACACTTTTTTGTTTGCATTCTTGGCTACTTTCACCAGGTTATGTGGTTGGTAGACATCTTTAGGGCCAAAATTGTGGATATCTCAGATCACTCACTCACTATTGAGGTGGAATGTTAACTCTTTCAGAACTGATCATTGAAGAAAGTCTTCAACTTTACTGTGCTACTTGTTGCTAAGAGCCTTTATGTGTTTTCGGATGCCTCAGTTATACTACCAAGAAAATTTTCCTTGCCTTCAGTTATGTTTAGCAATTACTAGCCTTCTTCATGGCTAAAGGAAGTGGAAGGATTTCTAGTGCTTCCTGAACATCTTAAACTAACACCTATTACATACCTCACAACAGGGGTTTGTAAAGGACAAAAGTGCAGTTGTAAATAGAAAGCATATTACCCTGCATATATAAGTAGCTGGTGCATTTTGGTATTCAATAGAAAGCATGGCATGGCTAACAGGCTAAGTTGTTATAAAGAATTCATATACACTTCAGTTTGGCTCATTCAGGAAATTGGTCGAGTTGCATACAGGTAACTGGAGATCCAGGGAAGATGGTTGCAGTTCAGAGGAACTTGAGTAAATTTGGTATTAGGGAAATTGCCAGGACCGGAAAGGTACGTACATATCTTTATTGCTTGatgaaaagttttaattttgtgcCCCTTCACATTGCTCCAAGTAACTATATATATCTTTGTGTTTAGATTGCCTTGAGACGGGAAAAGATCGGGGAATCTGCTCCTTTTTGGCGGTTTTCAGCTGCTACATATCCTGATCTTGAGGGAGTGATGCCCATTGATACTGTTTCAAGGAAAACATTGAGATCTCATAATGGGTATGCTGATTCTACAGTTGGGGTATGCCATCATACTTGAATATACATTTTGCATTACGGCTAAGTTTACTCTCTTTGCATGAATACACATCCTGTGTTATGGCTAAACTTACTCTCTTTGATCTCTCATATTGATGACATCCTTTTTCAAGTATCCTTATAGGATTTAAGTTACCCTTTCTCAAATTTATTGACTAGCACACTACTCTAGAGAAGGATGCTTACTAGAGAGCTAGGGCTGCCCTGATATTTTTTgaattactaaaataatatgaCTCTTGTCTGGTTGTTTTCACGGCCATATATGTCATGGACAATTAacttattattttcattgttcataagaatatttttaaacaatCCAATATAATGTTTATGGGGTTTACTTCATTGTTTCTAGATTTCTTTTACAGTGTCGGGGAATGGGGACTAAGTTTGTAAGATTTGAATTTATGGGCAAATATTTTAGTGAGGAACATATGGCCTTACATTGGCTATTTGGCTTACCCCAAAAGTAATGAGCTGTAAATGGAATATGTGTGTGTGCAAGGCATCATACATTATTAGGTGTCATAATATCAGATTATTTAGATTAGTACTTTTGTTTGTGGATAAACCAGTGAAGCTGATGGTGAATATTTGCCCCTCAAATATCATATATGTTATTGACACATGTGAAGCTGCTGCTGATGTACAATGTATATCTGATATCTGTATTTGTCCCTGTTTGAAGGGAGATGTTTATCCAGTAGAGACAGCTGATGAAGCTCCAGTCAGTCAAGTTCTTGATGCTCATTGGGGTGTTCTCACTGATGATGATGTATGTAAAATCACTGCTTTTAGTTTTCCCAATATTCTCACCTTTTTTTTGCTGCTTTTCCCTTTCAAAAGTTATTCAGCTTTCCTAGTCAGATTTGCTGGCCTTGTTTCTATCAGCAAATGGAATTGATCCTATCTTTTACCTGAGATATTGGctaaaaaattatcattattatttttccttggTAGTTAAAAGCTCATTTTTCTAATtgtttttcttctcaaattacTATGCTACCTCATGAGAATAGCTCTCTGAAATCTGAATTTTAGAAATTCATTTgtcattgttattttttttggaaagtacACAAATTAGGGTTAATGAATTTTATCTTAGTTTTGtcctttatttttctaaatattgGTAGTTACCTGACGATGTTGTCCTTTTGATTAAAATTTTTGACACTTTAAACATTATTGGCTTAATTCCAGACTAGTGGGCTCCGTTCACACACATTATCATTGCTTGTAAATGACTCTCCTGGAGTCCTCAACTTAGTGACAGGGGTTTTTGCTAGACGTGGCTACAATATTCAAGTACGCTCTATTTAATGATGTGCCTAACACAATATTTTACACAGTTATGTTTATATACTTTTTTGGCTCAATTATCATTGTTTCCTGTCACCAGAGTTTAGCTGTTGGGCATGCTGAAGTTGAAGGACTATCCCGCATTACAACTGTAGTTCCTGGTACTGATGAATCAATCAGCAAGTTGGTTCAGCAACTTCATAAATTGGTAGATCTCCATGAGGTGAGGCCAGCTAACCATTAGCTATGCTGATACCACATTTACACTTGTGTGATTTTCCTTGGTTAGAGTTGGGTCCTTAATTGGATAATTGCAcctttcaagtttcaatttTAGCATCTTCCATATCATCACATAGAGGAGAATGCTTTGTGGGGATCTGCAACCATTATGGTTACGACTTTTTTTCATTATCAACACTCAGAAGTTTATGTAGTTAATGTAGAACCTTTTCCcctgaaggttttttttttttcaatttggatGAATAGAATGATGCATTATGGTTAGTTTTTTGAAGTGTGCTTGACTGGAACCATGCCCACACTCACCAGTGATCTGTGCTTGCTCCTGAGTAGTCAAATGAGTAACAGATTTGCTGACATTTTCAGGTTAGGGATCTTACCCACCTGCCATTTGCCGA
Coding sequences within it:
- the LOC116024093 gene encoding acetolactate synthase small subunit 1, chloroplastic-like codes for the protein MAAISTHSTPFPRLKPPCDDLSFTRKLGLCTASPNIHVGKPKKLSVVFANAADGQHKAPSEITLSTSDPAPPTPRQKVRRHTISVFVGDESGMINRIAGVFARRGYNIESLAVGLNKDKALFTIVVSGTEAVLQNVMEQLQKLVNVLKVEDISKEPQVERELMLIKIDADPKFRAEVMWLVDIFRAKIVDISDHSLTIEVTGDPGKMVAVQRNLSKFGIREIARTGKIALRREKIGESAPFWRFSAATYPDLEGVMPIDTVSRKTLRSHNGYADSTVGGDVYPVETADEAPVSQVLDAHWGVLTDDDTSGLRSHTLSLLVNDSPGVLNLVTGVFARRGYNIQSLAVGHAEVEGLSRITTVVPGTDESISKLVQQLHKLVDLHEVRDLTHLPFAERELMLIKVAVNAAVRRTILDIASIFRAKAVDVSDHTITLELTGDLHKMVALQRLLEPYGICEVARTGRVALARESGVDSNYLRGYAFPL